The following DNA comes from Gemmatimonadota bacterium.
TCCGCTTCTCCTCGATCGGCGATCTGCTCCTCACCACGCCCCTGCTCCGGGTCCTCCGGGCGCGGCATCCCGGTGCCAGGATCTCGTTCGTGGTGCGCGAGGATATGGCCGAGACGCTGCGTCACAATCCGCGCCTCACCGAGTTGATCACCTGGCGGCGGGGGGATTCGCTCCCGGAGCTGGCCCGCCGGCTCAAGGCCACCGAGTGGACGCACCGGCTCGATCTGCACGGCTCGCTCCGCTCCCACGCGCTCCGACAGCTCGTCGGCGGCCGCTGGACCGGATACCCCAAGCACCGGTGGCGTCGCGCCATGCTGGTTCGGTCGGGAGCGGCTCGAGGCGGCGCGCTCGGTCCGGTGGCCGAACGCTACTTTGCGGCCGCTGCCGACCTCGACGTGACTCCCGATGGCGGATCGCCCGAGTTCTTCACGACCCGCGAGGCGGAGCGGGAGGCCGACACCTTTCTGGCCGAGCGCGGGCTCGGGACCCGGCGCACCCTGATCGCCTTTGCTCCCGGCGCAGCGCACTTCACCAAGAGGTGGCCGCTCGATCGCTGGGAAGCGCTGATGCGCCGGATCCGCTCGAATGCCGATGTGGTGATTCTCGGCGGACCCGGCGACCGGGCGGCGGCGGAAGCGATTGCGGCGGTCGGGGGTGACGCAGCAGCGAGCGCGGCAGGGAGTTTTTCGCTGACCGGAACGGCCGCACTGCTCAAGCGTTCCCGAGCGC
Coding sequences within:
- a CDS encoding glycosyltransferase family 9 protein; the protein is MPAAPPAILLVRFSSIGDLLLTTPLLRVLRARHPGARISFVVREDMAETLRHNPRLTELITWRRGDSLPELARRLKATEWTHRLDLHGSLRSHALRQLVGGRWTGYPKHRWRRAMLVRSGAARGGALGPVAERYFAAAADLDVTPDGGSPEFFTTREAEREADTFLAERGLGTRRTLIAFAPGAAHFTKRWPLDRWEALMRRIRSNADVVILGGPGDRAAAEAIAAVGGDAAASAAGSFSLTGTAALLKRSRALVSCDTGVLHLATAVGTPLVGLYGPTVEEFGFFPYRARATVLQRELSCRPCSTHGGPVCPLGHHRCMTEITPEEVAAAVASLPR